A single region of the Vicia villosa cultivar HV-30 ecotype Madison, WI linkage group LG4, Vvil1.0, whole genome shotgun sequence genome encodes:
- the LOC131594932 gene encoding uncharacterized mitochondrial protein AtMg00810-like: MSDLGLLRHFLGIEVYQDEYGIFIFPKRYAENILKKFGMYGCKPVDIPLVMNEKFKKEDSGRLVDASMYRSLVGSLFYLTGSRLDLMFAASLLTRFMSKPSHLHLGVAKRVLRYVMGTMEHGIRFEKNFKLQAKGYCDSDWVGSDDNMKSTSGYVFNLSSGVISWCSKK; this comes from the coding sequence ATGAGTGATCTTGGTTTGTTGCGTCATTTTCTTGGTATTGAGGTTTACCAAGATGAATATGGAATTTTTATTTTTCCAAAGAGATAtgctgaaaatattttgaaaaagtttggcATGTATGGCTGCAAACCTGTTGATATTCCTTTAGTAATGAATGAAAAATTTAAGAAGGAAGATAGTGGAAGATTAGTAGATGCAAGCATGTATAGAAGTTTGGTTGGAAGCTTGTTTTATCTTACAGGTTCAAGGCTCGATTTAATGTTTGCTGCTAGTTTACTCACAAGGTTCATGAGTAAGCCAAGTCATTTACATCTTGGGGTAGCAAAAAGAGTTCTAAGGTATGTCATGGGAACCATGGAGCATGGAATCAGATTTGAGAAGAATTTTAAACTTCAAGCTAAAGGCTATTGTGATAGTGATTGGGTCGGAAGTGATGATAATATGAAGAGCACTTCAGGTTATGTATTCAATCTTAGTTCAGGTGTGATATCCTGGTGCTCAAAGAAGTAA
- the LOC131598721 gene encoding NAC domain-containing protein 92, with protein sequence MEENLPPGFRFHPTDEELITHYLTMKISDTSFSSKAVAVVDLNKSEPWDLPGKASMGEKEWYFFSMRDRKYPTGLRTNRATESGYWKTTGKDREIFRGGVLVGMKKTLVFYKGRAPRGEKSNWVMHEYRLENKHHFRTSKDEWVVCRVFQKSIATKKPQQTSSSQPESPCDTTSMVNEFGDVDFPNLNGLATNSSSSLSSGLITNMISGHQQSFNINDHLNNNVNTNMNLMTMNWPSSSEVPSLPWPSNLLNPNNISVNSLLLKALQLRNYQQQREVAATNHFVPYMPQQGVVYHDHQLGSDHQSNNSNDPSASSSKVLECMPQQHQQEQPFNLDSIW encoded by the exons ATGGAGGAAAATCTACCTCCTGGATTTAGGTTTCATCCAACAGATGAAGAACTCATTACTCATTATCTTACAATGAAAATTTCTGATACTTCCTTCTCATCAAAAGCTGTTGCAGTTGTTGATCTCAACAAATCTGAACCTTGGGATCTCCCAG GTAAAGCTTCAATGGGAGAGAAAGAATGGTATTtcttcagcatgagagatagaaAATATCCAACTGGTCTTCGAACCAATCGAGCAACAGAATCAGGATACTGGAAAACAACAGGAAAAGATAGAGAAATATTTCGTGGTGGAGTTTTGGTAGGAAtgaagaaaaccctagttttctatAAGGGTAGAGCTCCAAGGGGTGAGAAAAGTAATTGGGTTATGCATGAATATAGACTAGAAAATAAACACCATTTTCGAACCTCAAAG GATGAATGGGTGGTATGTAGGGTTTTCCAAAAGAGCATAGCAACAAAAAAGCCACAACAAACATCATCTTCCCAACCAGAATCTCCATGTGACACTACCTCAATGGTGAATGAATTTGGTGATGTAGACTTTCCAAATCTAAATGGTCTAGCAACaaactcatcatcatcattatcaagtgGACTAATCACTAACATGATTTCAGGACACCAACaatctttcaacattaatgatcATCTCAATAATAATGTCAACACAAATATGAACTTGATGACAATGAATTGGCCTTCTTCAAGTGAAGTTCCATCTCTACCATGGCCTTCTAACTTGTTGAATCCAAATAACATTTCTGTAAATTCATTGCTTCTAAAAGCATTACAACTTAGGAATTATCAACAACAAAGAGAAGTGGCAGCTACAAATCATTTTGTACCATACATGCCTCAACAAGGAGTAGTATATCATGATCATCAACTTGGAAGTGATCACCAAAGTAATAATTCAAATGATCCAAGTGCTTCTTCTTCAAAAGTTTTAGAGTGTATGCCACAACAACATCAACAGGAGCAACCATTTAATTTGGACTCCATTTGGTGA